The following are encoded together in the Ezakiella massiliensis genome:
- a CDS encoding MalY/PatB family protein has protein sequence MYDFETVVDRRAQGSKKWLIMKDLKADVSDDVMPFSVADMEFKTAPALVEGLKAYLDEMVLGYTVGNEAYYNAVKSWMKRHHDFEVESDWIVNFQAIVSAIYTAIEEFTEPGDGIIVMPPVYYPFFMVIEALGRKIVECPLIKKDNTYEIDFDLFEELIAKPENKALLFCSPHNPVSRVWKREELQRLADGIIKNDKLLFADEIHNDLIMPGHKHTVFQTLSDDLADRAITFTSASKTFNVAGMDLCTVFVKNPEMRERYVNRAACTSRLSPTALGYKTVEICYDKCEDWYQEMMKKIEENSKYIRDYMAKNHPEIKIADHQGTYLLWLDFNALGMDHEALEKHMIKHDVFLDEGYIFGKGGQGFERINLASPTRFIEDLCKKITVAIEDAK, from the coding sequence ATGTACGATTTTGAGACAGTAGTTGATAGAAGGGCCCAAGGTTCTAAGAAGTGGCTCATTATGAAGGATTTGAAGGCTGATGTTTCTGACGACGTTATGCCTTTTTCAGTTGCAGATATGGAATTTAAAACTGCTCCAGCACTTGTGGAGGGTTTGAAGGCTTATTTGGATGAAATGGTTTTGGGCTATACTGTGGGCAATGAAGCTTACTATAATGCCGTTAAATCATGGATGAAGAGGCACCACGATTTTGAAGTTGAAAGCGATTGGATTGTCAATTTCCAAGCTATTGTTAGCGCAATCTATACAGCTATTGAAGAATTTACTGAGCCTGGCGATGGGATTATCGTTATGCCACCAGTTTATTATCCATTCTTTATGGTTATTGAAGCTTTGGGCAGGAAGATTGTCGAATGTCCTTTGATTAAAAAAGATAATACTTATGAGATTGATTTTGATCTCTTTGAAGAACTCATTGCCAAACCAGAAAACAAGGCTCTGCTCTTCTGCTCGCCTCACAATCCTGTTAGCAGGGTTTGGAAGCGTGAGGAGCTCCAAAGATTGGCTGATGGTATTATAAAAAATGACAAGCTTCTATTTGCTGATGAAATTCACAATGATTTGATTATGCCTGGCCACAAGCACACAGTTTTCCAAACTCTTTCTGATGACTTGGCAGATAGGGCCATTACTTTTACATCTGCATCCAAGACTTTTAATGTTGCAGGTATGGACCTTTGCACAGTTTTTGTTAAGAATCCTGAAATGAGGGAAAGGTATGTGAACAGGGCTGCTTGCACATCTAGGCTAAGTCCAACAGCACTGGGTTACAAGACAGTTGAAATTTGCTATGACAAGTGTGAAGACTGGTACCAAGAAATGATGAAAAAGATTGAAGAAAACAGCAAATATATCAGGGACTACATGGCTAAAAACCATCCTGAAATTAAAATTGCTGACCACCAAGGAACTTATCTCTTGTGGTTGGATTTCAATGCTCTTGGCATGGACCATGAGGCTCTTGAAAAGCACATGATAAAGCACGATGTATTTTTAGATGAAGGCTATATCTTTGGCAAGGGTGGCCAAGGTTTTGAAAGGATCAACCTGGCATCACCAACCAGATTTATCGAAGACCTTTGTAAGAAAATTACCGTCGCAATCGAAGACGCAAAATAA
- a CDS encoding ribosomal-processing cysteine protease Prp: MIVVTLFKNEKGFYGFRSHGHAGYDDYGKDIVCAAVSVLTHTVYRSAIVNCQLKDGDYTEKMIEDDDESLMEFISKVQSDDLDLIMKTLLEGVKSLVESYGQFVRLEMEE; the protein is encoded by the coding sequence ATGATAGTCGTAACTCTTTTTAAGAACGAAAAGGGTTTTTACGGATTTAGGTCACATGGTCATGCAGGTTATGATGACTACGGCAAGGACATTGTATGTGCGGCTGTGAGTGTTCTCACCCACACTGTCTACAGGTCGGCCATAGTTAATTGTCAGCTTAAGGATGGCGATTATACTGAAAAAATGATCGAGGACGATGACGAGAGTCTGATGGAATTTATTTCCAAGGTCCAAAGCGACGACTTAGATCTGATTATGAAAACTCTATTAGAAGGGGTTAAGAGTCTGGTGGAAAGCTATGGGCAATTTGTCCGATTAGAAATGGAGGAATAG
- a CDS encoding YhbY family RNA-binding protein, whose product MITAKERAFLKSKLNTQKPAIRVGKGGVSDELIEAIDLYLNKNEIMKIQLLQNTDVDAYELFDELEEKLGVEFVQKMGSVLSIYRKSDKNIYL is encoded by the coding sequence ATGATTACAGCTAAGGAAAGAGCATTTTTAAAATCAAAGCTAAACACCCAAAAGCCAGCCATCCGCGTTGGCAAGGGTGGGGTTAGCGACGAGCTAATCGAGGCTATTGATTTATATTTAAATAAAAATGAAATTATGAAGATACAATTATTGCAAAACACAGATGTCGACGCTTACGAGCTTTTTGACGAGCTAGAAGAAAAATTGGGCGTGGAATTTGTGCAAAAAATGGGAAGTGTGCTTTCTATTTATAGGAAGTCCGACAAGAATATTTATTTATAA
- the rsfS gene encoding ribosome silencing factor — MKEIEKKLEIIEKAIENKLGYDIEIIDIKERSSFADYFVIAGAANVNQLNSIADNVLYEMEKAGYSLENPMSKKSSEWLLLDFGDIIVHIFEVTARKYYDLERLWKETEE, encoded by the coding sequence GTGAAAGAAATAGAAAAGAAATTAGAAATTATTGAGAAGGCAATTGAAAACAAACTGGGTTATGATATTGAAATCATCGATATCAAAGAACGTTCAAGCTTTGCTGACTACTTTGTAATTGCAGGCGCTGCCAACGTCAACCAGCTAAATAGTATTGCCGACAATGTCTTATATGAAATGGAAAAAGCTGGCTACAGCTTAGAAAATCCCATGTCCAAAAAATCCAGCGAGTGGCTCTTGCTAGATTTTGGAGATATAATTGTTCACATCTTCGAGGTTACGGCACGCAAGTACTATGATCTTGAACGCTTGTGGAAGGAAACAGAAGAATAA
- the mreC gene encoding rod shape-determining protein MreC, producing MNFSNRNYKKLIIWLIFLALIGITIAGPKLVKSNSKVLNLMGKAISPVSNFFRDAGLKINGGAKKLFKTQDTEEVDKLRIKIAVLEEENRKLYSTIVKSEAIKREYELLETTNRDLVPVKIVARAPGNWFDLFKINKGSHQGLKLNDTIVVAAGEEGDAIEGLVGKISEIGYDYANVTTINSEKNKVAIKNMRSGDGGIITGMKNGLLEGYMYDRNSDIIVGDTILTSGMGEVYKEGVMVGVVDRVETDESNLKKNIYIKPAVDTRNITKVFVVN from the coding sequence GTGAATTTTTCAAATAGAAATTATAAAAAATTAATAATTTGGCTGATATTTTTGGCCCTTATTGGGATTACTATTGCTGGTCCCAAGCTGGTCAAGTCCAATTCCAAAGTTTTAAATTTGATGGGCAAGGCCATCAGTCCTGTCAGCAATTTTTTTAGGGACGCTGGTCTAAAGATAAATGGCGGTGCCAAAAAACTTTTTAAGACCCAAGATACCGAAGAAGTTGACAAGCTCCGCATCAAGATTGCTGTTTTGGAAGAGGAAAACCGCAAGCTCTACTCGACTATTGTAAAGAGCGAGGCCATCAAGCGTGAATACGAACTCCTGGAGACTACAAATCGCGACCTGGTCCCCGTAAAAATTGTGGCAAGGGCGCCTGGCAATTGGTTTGACTTATTTAAAATAAACAAGGGATCACATCAGGGCCTCAAGCTAAACGACACGATTGTAGTTGCCGCTGGTGAAGAGGGCGATGCAATCGAGGGTTTGGTTGGCAAAATTTCTGAAATCGGCTACGACTATGCAAATGTTACGACTATTAATAGCGAAAAAAATAAGGTTGCCATAAAGAATATGCGGTCAGGCGATGGCGGCATTATTACGGGCATGAAAAACGGCCTCCTTGAGGGCTACATGTACGACCGGAACTCAGATATAATTGTGGGAGACACCATACTCACTTCGGGCATGGGCGAGGTCTACAAGGAAGGCGTTATGGTTGGCGTGGTCGACCGAGTCGAAACTGACGAAAGCAATTTAAAGAAAAATATTTACATTAAACCAGCTGTTGACACCCGCAATATTACCAAGGTTTTTGTGGTGAACTAA
- the mreD gene encoding rod shape-determining protein MreD: MYFVLIFALTLILQIGFLPGLFPTLAIPELFLPLIIAIAIMCERKEACIFALVAGLVLDFYFIKGFGARTLLFFALAYFLSGFAETFISRSVFVVLTLTLLAGTLYQFLYFLIINAVGEGLEFQVLLNSIFSLEIPIMMIYSIFASRFTKLYLVRR; encoded by the coding sequence ATGTATTTTGTATTAATTTTTGCCCTTACACTTATACTGCAAATTGGATTTTTGCCGGGCCTTTTCCCGACTCTTGCAATTCCAGAATTATTTTTGCCACTAATAATCGCCATAGCCATTATGTGCGAGAGAAAAGAGGCCTGCATATTTGCCCTGGTGGCTGGTCTGGTCTTGGATTTTTATTTTATCAAGGGCTTTGGTGCAAGGACCTTGCTTTTCTTTGCCCTGGCGTATTTTTTGTCCGGCTTTGCAGAGACCTTTATAAGCAGGTCGGTCTTTGTCGTTTTGACTTTGACTTTACTTGCCGGGACCCTCTACCAATTTTTGTATTTTTTAATTATAAACGCTGTTGGCGAGGGTTTGGAATTCCAAGTCCTCTTAAACTCAATCTTCTCTTTGGAGATTCCAATCATGATGATATATTCTATTTTTGCAAGTAGATTTACTAAGCTATATCTTGTCAGAAGGTGA
- a CDS encoding Gx transporter family protein yields MRVKDITLIGTLAILAAMVSFVEIIITPIVPIPGMRLGLSNVVLLVALIHMPVSKAMLVAALKSVLVAIFSGSPTSFIYSFPSGLAAILLMSLAMKMVPRISYVGVSVIGAFINNLVQVFTSYLVLSSFVYFYYLPYITLVGTLMGTLIGFIINELERKDVLHRFFV; encoded by the coding sequence ATGAGGGTTAAAGACATTACTTTGATTGGGACTTTGGCGATTTTGGCTGCCATGGTTTCCTTTGTAGAAATTATTATAACGCCCATCGTACCCATACCAGGTATGAGATTGGGCTTATCAAACGTGGTCTTGCTGGTCGCACTTATCCACATGCCTGTGTCAAAGGCCATGTTAGTGGCGGCTTTAAAATCGGTCTTAGTTGCAATTTTTTCGGGTTCACCGACTTCATTTATTTATTCATTTCCGTCAGGCCTGGCTGCAATTTTACTTATGAGTCTGGCTATGAAAATGGTTCCAAGAATTTCTTACGTGGGTGTAAGTGTGATTGGGGCTTTTATAAATAATTTAGTCCAGGTCTTTACCAGCTATCTGGTCCTCTCTTCATTTGTATATTTTTATTACCTGCCTTATATAACTTTGGTGGGGACTCTCATGGGGACTTTGATTGGCTTCATTATAAACGAGCTGGAGAGAAAAGATGTTTTGCATAGGTTTTTTGTATGA
- the rpmA gene encoding 50S ribosomal protein L27 — translation MFKLNLQLFASKKGAASSKNGRDSIAKRLGTKRGDGQIVTAGNILVRQRGTKIHAGNNVGRGSDDTLFAKIDGVVKFEKKSKKRTQVSVYPREIA, via the coding sequence ATGTTTAAATTAAATCTTCAATTATTTGCTTCTAAAAAGGGAGCTGCATCTTCTAAAAACGGTAGAGATTCTATTGCTAAGCGCTTGGGAACAAAACGCGGCGATGGCCAAATTGTTACAGCTGGTAACATCCTTGTTCGTCAAAGAGGAACAAAGATTCATGCTGGCAACAATGTTGGTAGAGGATCCGACGACACGCTATTTGCTAAGATTGATGGCGTTGTAAAATTTGAAAAGAAAAGTAAGAAGAGAACACAAGTAAGCGTTTATCCAAGAGAAATCGCTTAA
- the obgE gene encoding GTPase ObgE: MMFDKVRLQLKAGKGGDGHIGWRREKYEPKGGPHGGDGGKGGDIILVATDNLNSLIDYRFKTKFKAENGENGMNNLKKGKDGQDLYLKVPVGTVVKQVGKDGILYDFKEVGEEFVIVKGGRGGRGNWHFRTATRQAPTFMEPGARGQEIEIDLELKLIADVGFVGFPNVGKSSLLSIISAAKPKIANYHFTTLEPNLGVVFVEEGRSYVACDIPGIIEGASGGAGLGLKFLRHVERVRLLCHVIDASGSEGRDPIEDYEILRREMKDYSEKLSQKVEVIALNKTDLMTEEEILEVKKKFEEKTGEEVFVISAASLQGVKELKYALYNKLQELPAEAEVEEFAEAEFEERPIKVWKEGDIYYITGDHVEYYFMGTDFTEPDSVRRFQDFLSRIGIMDQLRELGIKDGDIVDVFGYEFEHME, translated from the coding sequence ATTATGTTTGATAAGGTTAGACTACAATTAAAAGCGGGCAAGGGCGGAGACGGACATATTGGTTGGAGACGCGAAAAGTATGAGCCTAAGGGCGGCCCGCACGGTGGCGATGGTGGCAAGGGCGGCGATATTATTTTGGTCGCAACTGACAATTTAAATTCGCTCATCGATTATAGATTTAAAACAAAATTTAAGGCAGAAAACGGCGAGAACGGGATGAATAACCTGAAAAAAGGCAAGGACGGTCAAGATCTTTATCTCAAGGTTCCCGTGGGCACTGTGGTCAAGCAAGTTGGCAAGGACGGCATCCTCTACGACTTCAAGGAAGTTGGCGAGGAGTTTGTAATTGTAAAAGGCGGCAGAGGCGGCAGGGGCAACTGGCATTTTAGAACTGCTACTCGTCAGGCGCCGACCTTTATGGAGCCGGGCGCACGCGGTCAAGAGATTGAAATCGACTTGGAATTAAAATTAATTGCAGACGTGGGCTTTGTGGGTTTTCCAAATGTGGGAAAATCTAGTCTCCTCTCAATTATTTCTGCAGCTAAGCCAAAGATTGCCAATTATCATTTCACAACACTTGAGCCAAATCTGGGCGTAGTTTTTGTGGAAGAGGGCAGGTCTTATGTGGCCTGTGATATACCGGGCATCATTGAAGGGGCATCCGGCGGCGCAGGACTCGGCCTAAAGTTTTTGAGGCATGTTGAAAGGGTCAGACTCCTTTGCCATGTGATTGACGCATCGGGTTCAGAGGGCCGCGATCCAATCGAAGACTATGAGATTTTGAGGCGGGAGATGAAGGATTATTCAGAAAAGCTCAGCCAAAAAGTCGAAGTCATCGCCCTAAATAAAACTGATTTGATGACTGAGGAAGAAATCCTTGAAGTTAAGAAAAAATTTGAAGAAAAAACCGGCGAAGAGGTCTTTGTAATTTCTGCTGCAAGCTTACAGGGGGTCAAGGAATTAAAGTACGCCCTCTACAACAAGCTTCAAGAATTGCCTGCAGAGGCTGAGGTGGAAGAATTTGCTGAGGCCGAATTCGAAGAAAGACCAATAAAGGTCTGGAAGGAAGGCGACATCTATTACATTACTGGCGACCATGTCGAATACTATTTCATGGGGACAGATTTTACAGAGCCAGACAGTGTAAGGCGTTTCCAAGATTTCTTAAGCCGGATTGGTATTATGGACCAGCTGCGTGAGCTGGGCATCAAGGACGGGGACATTGTCGACGTCTTTGGATATGAATTTGAACACATGGAGTAG
- a CDS encoding NusG domain II-containing protein → MKLTRFDLFIIIGFLILSGLGIFFMPKKQGSKVVVKVDGQVLYTKSFSNETIEKKIETAYGYNLLEIGPDYVQVISASCPNKLDVKQGKISRGGESIICLPNHLLVTIEGEVDDDYPDVIVK, encoded by the coding sequence ATGAAGCTTACAAGATTTGATTTATTTATTATTATTGGTTTTTTAATTTTATCTGGCCTTGGGATTTTTTTCATGCCTAAGAAGCAGGGCTCCAAGGTTGTGGTAAAGGTGGATGGCCAGGTTTTATATACTAAGTCTTTTTCAAATGAGACAATTGAGAAAAAAATTGAGACGGCTTATGGCTACAATCTTTTGGAGATTGGGCCCGACTATGTCCAAGTTATTAGTGCTTCTTGCCCAAACAAGCTTGATGTCAAGCAGGGCAAGATCAGCAGAGGTGGCGAGAGCATTATTTGCCTGCCCAATCATTTGCTGGTGACAATTGAGGGCGAGGTCGACGATGATTATCCGGATGTGATTGTAAAATGA
- the rplU gene encoding 50S ribosomal protein L21, giving the protein MYAIIETGGKQYQVKEGDVLHVEKLGAGEGEMVVFDKVLLASGDDGAIKVGKPYVEGASVSAKVLKNGKAKKVIVFKYKAKKNYRKKKGHRQPFTRVQIESLAI; this is encoded by the coding sequence ATGTACGCAATTATTGAAACTGGTGGAAAGCAATACCAAGTCAAAGAAGGCGATGTGCTACACGTTGAAAAACTAGGCGCAGGCGAAGGCGAAATGGTAGTTTTCGACAAGGTTCTATTAGCTTCTGGTGATGATGGGGCGATTAAAGTTGGTAAGCCATATGTTGAGGGCGCAAGCGTAAGTGCGAAAGTTCTTAAGAATGGTAAAGCTAAGAAAGTTATCGTTTTCAAATACAAAGCTAAAAAGAACTATCGCAAGAAAAAAGGCCACAGACAACCTTTCACAAGAGTACAAATTGAAAGCTTGGCTATCTAA
- the nadD gene encoding nicotinate (nicotinamide) nucleotide adenylyltransferase yields the protein MKKFGTIIFGGAFNPPTIAHVLNVKYLVDSLEFDDFLVMPTGNPPHKDLECLDDETRLELAKIVFGEIEGVEVSDYEFRQAGESYTFKTLEHFKKTQEDLAIVVGMDSFLSLPKWKNAEEILKLARVIVMKRGGYEFAAHDLYEKYKDRFYFVDNPIFEMSSSFVRERLKAGEDVRFYVTDRAYEFLKGIDFKELCGCTN from the coding sequence ATGAAAAAGTTTGGCACGATTATTTTTGGCGGAGCCTTTAATCCGCCTACAATTGCCCATGTTTTAAATGTAAAATATCTGGTCGACAGCCTGGAATTTGACGATTTTTTAGTTATGCCAACGGGCAATCCTCCCCACAAGGACCTGGAGTGCTTGGATGATGAGACTAGGTTAGAGCTGGCAAAGATCGTCTTTGGTGAAATCGAGGGCGTGGAGGTCAGCGATTACGAGTTTAGGCAGGCAGGCGAGTCCTATACCTTTAAAACCCTGGAGCATTTTAAGAAGACCCAAGAAGACCTGGCCATAGTTGTGGGCATGGATTCTTTTTTGTCATTACCAAAGTGGAAAAATGCAGAGGAGATTTTAAAGCTGGCCAGGGTTATAGTTATGAAGAGGGGCGGCTACGAATTTGCGGCTCACGACTTGTACGAAAAATACAAGGACCGCTTTTATTTTGTGGATAATCCCATATTTGAAATGTCCTCGTCCTTTGTTCGCGAGAGATTAAAGGCGGGTGAAGACGTGAGATTTTACGTGACAGATAGGGCCTATGAGTTTTTAAAAGGGATCGACTTTAAGGAGCTGTGCGGATGTACGAATTAG
- a CDS encoding RidA family protein: MKVLNTDKAPGAVGPYVQGMAAEKFVFTSGQLPIDPASGELVSDCIKKATRTSLTNVLEIVKTAGGDIKNIMKVNIFVKDMNDFAAVNEEYAEFFGDHKPARSCVEVARLPKDARIEIEAIAYLG, from the coding sequence ATGAAAGTATTGAACACCGATAAGGCACCGGGCGCAGTTGGCCCATATGTACAAGGCATGGCCGCAGAAAAATTTGTATTTACCAGCGGACAACTCCCAATCGACCCAGCAAGTGGAGAACTCGTTTCAGATTGCATTAAAAAAGCAACCCGCACATCTCTAACCAACGTTTTAGAAATTGTTAAAACAGCAGGCGGAGACATAAAAAATATTATGAAAGTCAATATCTTTGTAAAAGATATGAACGACTTCGCAGCAGTTAATGAAGAATACGCAGAATTCTTTGGCGACCACAAACCAGCCAGATCATGCGTAGAAGTTGCTAGACTACCAAAGGATGCCAGAATCGAAATCGAAGCAATCGCATATCTAGGATAA
- the yqeK gene encoding bis(5'-nucleosyl)-tetraphosphatase (symmetrical) YqeK, whose translation MYELDKVLEFLKDNLDDFRYGHSIRVMETAVELAKIHGVDEKKAEMAGILHDSGKWKSREKTLQKVQDWGIILSEEERAEYNLVHGALSTYIAKNIFGIEDADVLNAIKNHITGRPAMSDLEKIVYIADMIEPARNYEFVDDFRAMAKVDLDRAMYEILNENLAHLIRNDRYIAGSSLEARNYYLKITKQGEIK comes from the coding sequence ATGTACGAATTAGATAAGGTTTTAGAATTTTTAAAAGACAACCTGGACGACTTTCGCTACGGTCACTCAATTCGCGTAATGGAAACGGCGGTTGAACTTGCAAAAATTCACGGCGTCGACGAGAAAAAGGCTGAGATGGCAGGCATCCTCCACGACTCTGGCAAGTGGAAGTCAAGAGAAAAAACATTGCAAAAGGTCCAGGACTGGGGTATAATATTAAGTGAGGAGGAGAGGGCAGAGTACAATCTTGTCCACGGAGCCCTGTCCACTTATATAGCCAAAAATATTTTCGGCATAGAGGACGCAGATGTTTTAAATGCAATCAAAAACCACATCACTGGCCGACCAGCCATGTCTGATTTGGAAAAGATTGTCTACATTGCAGATATGATAGAACCTGCCAGAAATTATGAATTTGTCGATGATTTTCGGGCTATGGCCAAGGTTGATTTGGACCGGGCCATGTATGAAATCCTAAACGAGAATCTGGCACATCTCATCAGAAACGACCGCTATATTGCTGGTAGCTCGCTTGAGGCAAGGAACTATTACTTAAAAATTACAAAACAAGGGGAGATAAAGTGA
- a CDS encoding RadC family protein, protein MKFTDFSDILKEDAENLDIEITKDDSLMPREKLLENGVQDLRDEELLAILIGTGSQKHSVFDLANMLYEMNGRSLRKVVSMSQKDLAKIRGIGPAKLATLMTSFELSKRVYQEEIKVDIERFVTTKRVGSYLVSKLSHYNEEHFFVLLLNNKNEEIDSLIRKDQELFKLSSEEAFEEFFKEEKAYKYIGEDEISKGTVNQTIAMPREVFRKAIDLGASSIILAHNHPSGDVRPSMDDINLTRRMADAGKILGINVLDHFVVGHNSYYSFKENGDM, encoded by the coding sequence ATGAAATTTACTGATTTTTCCGATATATTAAAAGAGGATGCCGAAAATTTAGATATAGAAATTACAAAGGACGATTCACTCATGCCCAGGGAGAAGCTTTTGGAAAACGGGGTCCAAGACCTGCGTGATGAAGAGCTTCTGGCGATTTTAATTGGCACGGGCTCTCAAAAGCATTCTGTATTTGATTTGGCCAATATGCTTTATGAGATGAATGGGCGGTCTCTTAGAAAGGTCGTCTCCATGAGTCAAAAGGACCTGGCCAAGATTAGGGGGATTGGCCCTGCAAAATTGGCGACTCTAATGACCAGCTTTGAACTTTCCAAACGCGTCTACCAAGAGGAAATCAAGGTGGACATTGAGCGTTTTGTCACGACCAAAAGAGTCGGCTCATATCTGGTAAGTAAGCTTTCCCACTACAATGAAGAGCACTTTTTTGTCTTGCTTTTAAATAACAAGAACGAAGAGATTGATTCTTTGATTAGGAAGGATCAAGAGCTTTTTAAACTCTCGTCCGAAGAGGCCTTTGAAGAATTTTTTAAAGAAGAAAAGGCCTACAAATATATTGGCGAGGATGAAATTTCCAAGGGAACTGTAAATCAGACTATAGCTATGCCGCGCGAGGTTTTTAGGAAGGCTATTGACCTGGGGGCTAGCTCGATTATACTGGCCCACAACCATCCCTCAGGCGATGTCCGCCCGTCCATGGACGATATCAATTTGACCAGGCGGATGGCGGATGCCGGCAAAATCTTAGGGATTAATGTGCTCGACCATTTTGTGGTGGGCCACAACTCTTATTATTCTTTTAAAGAAAATGGTGATATGTAA